From a single Silene latifolia isolate original U9 population chromosome 6, ASM4854445v1, whole genome shotgun sequence genomic region:
- the LOC141586512 gene encoding uncharacterized protein LOC141586512 has protein sequence MAENLNEQVGVATPVETTDHAVFSFKNKDEEGKPIKEETLASEFDQKIQVSDPVEVENKHDGIVEIPRSYSSSSSDEEGDDKEKKQKKKEKKGLKDKLMDKLPGHKDDEVVDDTHVPIEEPHVQEVVYSDFSEPPHTEEDPEKKGLLGKIKEKLPGQDKTDEHHANEAVPVVIEPAVEGDKDYKGLLDKMKEKIPGQNKTDDHHDVAVPVVAEPTIEGEEDKKGFMDKIKDKIPGLSSSKASDEKNDHVDKY, from the exons TCAGTTTCAAAAACAAGGACGAGGAGGGGAAGCCAATCAAGGAGGAGACACTCGCTTCTGAATTCGATCAAAAGATTCAAGTTTCCGACCCGGTTGAAGTAGAGAATAAGCATGATGGCATTGTTGAGATACCTCGATCTTACAGCTCTAGCTCT TCTGATGAAGAAGGAGACGACAAGGAAAAGAAgcagaagaaaaaagaaaagaaaggattAAAGGATAAGCTCATGGACAAGCTACCAGGACACAAAGATGATGAGGTAGTGGATGACACTCACGTGCCAATTGAGGAGCCTCACGTGCAAGAGGTAGTGTACTCTGACTTCTCTGAGCCACCTCATACAGAGGAGGACCCTGAGAAGAAGGGCTTACTTGGCAAGATCAAGGAAAAACTCCCAGGCCAAGACAAGACCGACGAGCACCACGCCAATGAGGCGGTTCCGGTGGTGATCGAGCCGGCTGTCGAGGGAGACAAGGACTATAAGGGGTTATTGGACAAAATGAAGGAAAAAATCCCAGGCCAAAACAAGACCGACGACCACCACGATGTGGCGGTTCCAGTGGTGGCCGAGCCGACTATCGAGGGAGAGGAGGACAAGAAGGGGTTCATGGACAAAATTAAGGATAAGATCCCTGGGTTAAGTAGCTCTAAGGCTAGTGATGAGAAGAATGATCATGTGGATAAGTATTAA